One part of the Microlunatus elymi genome encodes these proteins:
- the cysC gene encoding adenylyl-sulfate kinase, which yields MTQPSPSPTQPTVAGAEPVLSTGLSGPSNPVPAEVTGATVWFTGLPSAGKSTIAHALADQLRDAGVDVHVLDGDDVRPYLSKGLGFSREDRNTNVTRIGYVARLLSSHGVLTLVPVIAPYAEARAAVRADHAEHGVPFAEIFVSTSLEVTEQRDVKGLYAKARRGEITGMTGIDDPYEEPTSAELVVDTSEVPLKQSVEQTKALVSTLLGRQLP from the coding sequence ATGACGCAGCCGAGCCCGTCCCCGACCCAGCCGACCGTCGCCGGCGCCGAACCGGTGCTGTCCACCGGGCTGTCCGGCCCGTCCAATCCGGTCCCGGCCGAGGTCACCGGAGCGACGGTCTGGTTCACCGGGCTGCCGTCGGCGGGCAAGTCGACCATCGCGCACGCGCTGGCCGATCAGCTCCGCGATGCGGGCGTCGACGTGCACGTGCTGGACGGTGACGACGTACGTCCGTACCTGTCCAAGGGGCTGGGATTCAGCCGGGAGGATCGCAACACCAACGTCACCCGGATCGGGTACGTCGCCCGGCTGCTGTCGTCGCACGGTGTGCTGACGCTGGTGCCGGTGATCGCTCCGTACGCCGAGGCTCGGGCCGCGGTCCGTGCCGACCATGCCGAGCACGGCGTTCCGTTCGCCGAGATCTTCGTCTCGACCAGCCTCGAGGTGACCGAGCAGCGGGACGTGAAGGGGCTGTACGCCAAGGCCCGCCGGGGCGAGATCACCGGGATGACCGGCATCGACGACCCGTACGAAGAACCGACCAGCGCCGAACTGGTGGTGGACACCTCCGAGGTGCCGCTGAAGCAATCGGTCGAACAGACCAAGGCGCTGGTTTCGACTCTCCTGGGCAGGCAACTGCCGTGA
- a CDS encoding nitrite/sulfite reductase: protein MTTQTTTAPDARTDRPARTDRPARTERPARTPGQRRQVGRKRGEGQWALGYREPLNANEQQKKDDNPLNVRARIINIYAKQGFASIDPGDLRGRFRWMGLYTQRKPGIDGGKTGSLEPEELEDSYFMLRVRIDGGALSTEQLRVIAGISSDFARGSADITDRQNIQLHWVRIEDVPEIWRRLEEVGLHTTEACGDCPRVVIGSPVAGIAADEIINGQPAVDEIRAKYIGSPEFSNLPRKFKTSISGHPSQDVVPELNDISFVGVRHPQYGPGFDLWVGGGLSTNPMLAQRLGAFVPLAEVPEVWAGVTSIFRDYGYRRLRGRARMKFLVADWGTEKFRQVLEDEYLHRKLIDGPKPETPVSTGDHVGVHRQHDGRNYVGFNTSAGRVSGDILARAAEIAEAHGSQRLRTTPMQKLLVLDVDDAEVEGLIADFAELGLSANRKAWQRSVLACTGIEFCKLAIVETKAQAVRVADELEQRLGELDSPITVHLNGCPNSCARVQTADIGLKGQLVTGPGGNQVPGYQVHLGGGLGLDAGFGRKLRGHKVTADELPDYIERVAKAYLADRLDGERFAQWVGRADEAVLL, encoded by the coding sequence ATGACAACCCAGACCACGACCGCCCCCGACGCTCGTACGGATCGACCGGCTCGTACGGATCGACCGGCCCGTACGGAGCGCCCGGCTCGCACCCCGGGCCAGCGGCGGCAGGTCGGCCGCAAGCGCGGCGAGGGCCAGTGGGCGCTCGGCTACCGCGAGCCGCTGAACGCCAACGAGCAGCAGAAGAAGGACGACAACCCGCTGAACGTGCGGGCCAGGATCATCAACATCTACGCCAAGCAGGGATTCGCCAGCATCGATCCCGGCGATCTGCGCGGCCGGTTCCGCTGGATGGGTCTCTACACCCAGCGCAAGCCCGGCATCGACGGCGGCAAGACCGGATCGCTGGAGCCGGAGGAGCTCGAGGACTCCTACTTCATGCTCCGGGTCCGGATCGACGGCGGCGCGCTGAGCACCGAGCAGCTGCGGGTGATCGCCGGCATCTCCAGCGACTTCGCCCGCGGCAGCGCCGACATCACCGACCGGCAGAACATCCAGCTGCACTGGGTCCGGATCGAGGACGTGCCGGAGATCTGGCGGCGACTGGAAGAGGTCGGCCTGCACACCACCGAGGCCTGCGGCGACTGCCCACGGGTCGTGATCGGCTCGCCGGTGGCCGGCATCGCCGCAGACGAGATCATCAACGGCCAACCGGCCGTGGACGAGATCCGCGCCAAGTACATCGGCAGCCCGGAGTTCTCCAACCTGCCGCGCAAGTTCAAGACCTCGATCAGCGGCCACCCGAGCCAGGACGTGGTGCCGGAGCTGAACGACATCTCGTTCGTCGGCGTACGTCATCCGCAGTACGGTCCGGGTTTCGACCTGTGGGTGGGCGGCGGACTGTCCACCAATCCGATGCTAGCGCAGCGGCTCGGCGCGTTCGTGCCGCTGGCCGAGGTGCCCGAGGTGTGGGCCGGTGTGACCAGCATCTTCCGCGACTACGGCTATCGGCGGCTGCGCGGCCGGGCCCGGATGAAGTTCCTGGTCGCCGACTGGGGTACGGAGAAGTTCCGCCAGGTGCTGGAGGACGAGTACCTGCACCGCAAGCTGATCGACGGACCGAAACCTGAGACCCCCGTCTCAACAGGCGACCACGTCGGCGTGCATCGGCAGCACGACGGCCGCAACTACGTCGGCTTCAACACCTCCGCGGGCCGGGTCAGCGGCGACATCCTGGCTCGGGCCGCCGAGATCGCCGAGGCACACGGGTCGCAGCGGCTGCGGACCACTCCGATGCAGAAGCTTCTGGTCCTCGACGTGGACGACGCCGAGGTGGAGGGGCTGATCGCCGACTTCGCCGAGCTGGGCCTGTCGGCCAACCGCAAGGCCTGGCAGCGTTCGGTGCTGGCCTGCACCGGGATCGAGTTCTGCAAGCTGGCCATCGTGGAGACGAAGGCGCAGGCGGTCCGGGTGGCCGACGAGCTCGAGCAGCGGCTGGGTGAGCTGGACTCCCCGATCACCGTGCACCTCAACGGCTGCCCGAACTCCTGCGCCCGGGTGCAGACCGCCGACATCGGACTCAAGGGCCAGCTGGTCACCGGGCCGGGCGGCAACCAGGTCCCGGGCTATCAGGTGCACCTGGGCGGCGGGTTGGGCCTGGACGCCGGTTTCGGCCGCAAGCTCCGCGGCCACAAGGTGACCGCCGACGAGTTGCCCGACTACATCGAGCGGGTCGCCAAGGCGTACCTGGCTGATCGGCTCGACGGCGAACGGTTCGCCCAGTGGGTGGGCCGGGCCGACGAGGCGGTTCTGCTGTGA
- a CDS encoding phosphoadenylyl-sulfate reductase, producing MTVCQTHQDRGTISGHGTDAGDSTDLSPAELEALAERAGRELEGAPAEEIMAWAFARFGRRLAVTSSMADTVMIHLAERTAPGLDVIFLDTGYHFVETIGTRDAVEQVFDVNVINVTPELTVAQQDAKYGKDLFASNPDLCCAMRKVEPLGRALQPYKAWATGVRRADNARRAGTKVVGYDRAKKLVKIAPIAAWSDDEVATYIDDHGLISNPLLADGYPSIGCEPCTSRPIDGSDPRSGRWAGRGKTECGIQL from the coding sequence GTGACTGTCTGCCAGACCCACCAGGATCGAGGCACCATCTCCGGACACGGAACCGACGCCGGTGACAGCACCGACCTGTCCCCGGCCGAGCTCGAGGCGCTCGCCGAGCGAGCCGGTCGGGAGCTGGAAGGTGCGCCGGCCGAGGAGATCATGGCCTGGGCCTTCGCCCGGTTCGGACGCCGGTTGGCCGTCACCTCGTCGATGGCCGACACCGTGATGATCCATCTGGCCGAGCGCACCGCGCCCGGACTGGACGTGATCTTCCTGGACACCGGCTACCACTTCGTGGAGACGATCGGCACCCGCGACGCGGTGGAACAGGTGTTCGACGTGAACGTGATCAACGTGACCCCGGAGCTGACCGTGGCGCAGCAGGACGCCAAGTACGGCAAGGATCTGTTCGCCAGCAATCCCGATCTGTGCTGCGCGATGCGCAAGGTCGAGCCGCTCGGCCGGGCGCTGCAGCCGTACAAGGCCTGGGCGACAGGTGTTCGGCGGGCCGACAACGCGCGCCGCGCCGGCACCAAGGTGGTCGGCTACGACCGCGCCAAGAAACTGGTCAAGATCGCGCCGATCGCGGCCTGGTCCGATGACGAGGTGGCGACCTACATCGACGACCACGGCCTGATCAGCAACCCACTGCTCGCCGATGGCTATCCTTCGATCGGCTGCGAGCCCTGCACCAGTCGTCCGATCGACGGCTCCGATCCGCGCAGCGGACGGTGGGCCGGTCGCGGCAAGACCGAATGCGGGATCCAGCTGTGA
- the ligD gene encoding non-homologous end-joining DNA ligase — protein MATPKAELTIGDRTVAVSSPDKIYFPEPGLTKIDIVNYVVAVGDGILPALKDRPTTMERWPGGFREGAKLSTRADPRGDAFYQKRAPKNTPDWVRTAEITFPSGRTAEEVCPHDLASIVWMANLGTLRYHPWAVSAPDTDKVDQLRIDLDPQPGTDFADAIEPAYELRQVLDEIGLTGFCKTSGGRGIHVFVPIKPDFGFIEARHAVIAVGRELARRMPEQVTVDWWKEERGERIFIDFNQMARDRTISSAYSIRPTPNARVSAPLQWDELRDCRPDDFTVQTMITRFADGGDRWADFYRGQPGDLAAALELYLRDERDHGLGELPYPPDYPKMPGEPPRVQPSKKVAGHWDEQGNRIES, from the coding sequence ATGGCGACCCCGAAGGCCGAGTTGACCATCGGCGACCGCACCGTCGCGGTATCGAGTCCGGACAAGATCTACTTCCCCGAACCGGGGCTGACCAAGATCGACATCGTCAACTACGTGGTCGCGGTCGGCGACGGCATCCTGCCGGCGTTGAAGGATCGGCCGACCACGATGGAGCGTTGGCCGGGCGGCTTCCGGGAGGGCGCCAAGCTGAGCACCCGCGCCGACCCGCGCGGGGACGCGTTCTATCAGAAGCGGGCACCGAAGAACACGCCGGACTGGGTACGCACGGCCGAGATCACCTTTCCCTCCGGCCGGACCGCCGAGGAGGTCTGCCCGCACGACCTGGCCAGCATCGTCTGGATGGCCAACCTCGGCACGCTGCGCTATCACCCCTGGGCGGTGTCGGCACCCGACACCGACAAGGTTGATCAACTTCGCATCGATCTTGATCCCCAGCCCGGTACGGATTTCGCCGACGCGATCGAGCCCGCGTACGAGTTGCGGCAGGTACTGGACGAGATCGGATTGACCGGTTTCTGCAAGACCAGCGGCGGCCGCGGCATCCATGTCTTCGTACCGATCAAACCGGACTTCGGCTTCATCGAGGCGCGGCATGCGGTGATCGCGGTCGGCCGCGAGCTGGCGCGTCGGATGCCGGAGCAGGTGACCGTCGACTGGTGGAAGGAAGAACGCGGGGAGCGGATCTTCATCGACTTCAACCAGATGGCCCGCGATCGGACGATCAGTTCGGCCTACTCGATCCGGCCGACGCCGAACGCGCGGGTGTCGGCGCCGTTGCAGTGGGACGAGCTGCGCGACTGCCGGCCGGACGACTTCACCGTGCAGACCATGATCACCAGGTTCGCCGACGGCGGTGATCGGTGGGCCGACTTCTATCGCGGTCAGCCCGGTGATCTTGCTGCCGCCCTCGAGCTCTATCTGCGCGATGAACGTGATCATGGTCTGGGCGAGCTGCCGTACCCGCCGGACTACCCCAAGATGCCCGGCGAGCCGCCCAGAGTCCAACCCAGCAAGAAGGTCGCCGGCCACTGGGACGAACAGGGCAACAGAATCGAGTCGTAG
- a CDS encoding P1 family peptidase, giving the protein MSTSITDVAGIRIGHHTRTDGDYLTGVTVVLPPPGTVAGVDVRGGGPGTHETDALKPGTLVPTVDAVVLTGGSAYGLIAAHGAQRWCEEHGRGVPMGRPGEVVPIVPAAVIFDLGRGGRFTARPAEDWGYRAAAAADRSGDHAEVARGNVGAGTGAQVADGRLKGGVGTASITIDLGAQPITVGALAVVNARGVPQLPGIGRALSRSGEQQSGRQAGGESEDRTTSGVTEFNTTIAVIATDARLDVADATRTAACAHDGFARAIDPVHTLTDGDTVFALATGAIPLPDDVGSRLGVLAAVQAAAATVMQEAILDGVRSAEPVRTAARGYPSYHELIDR; this is encoded by the coding sequence ATGAGCACCAGTATCACCGACGTCGCCGGCATCCGGATCGGTCACCACACCCGTACCGACGGTGACTACCTCACCGGGGTCACCGTGGTGCTGCCGCCGCCGGGCACCGTGGCCGGCGTCGACGTTCGCGGCGGCGGTCCGGGCACCCACGAGACCGATGCGCTCAAACCCGGCACGCTGGTCCCGACCGTCGACGCGGTGGTGCTCACCGGCGGCAGCGCGTACGGGTTGATCGCCGCGCACGGAGCCCAGCGCTGGTGTGAGGAACACGGTCGCGGCGTACCGATGGGTCGACCGGGTGAGGTGGTTCCGATCGTCCCCGCCGCGGTGATCTTCGATCTCGGCCGTGGTGGCCGCTTCACTGCCCGACCGGCCGAGGACTGGGGCTACCGCGCCGCGGCCGCCGCCGACCGGTCCGGTGATCATGCCGAGGTGGCACGCGGCAACGTCGGCGCCGGCACCGGTGCTCAGGTTGCGGACGGCCGTCTCAAGGGCGGCGTCGGCACCGCGTCGATCACGATCGACCTCGGTGCGCAGCCGATCACCGTCGGCGCCTTGGCCGTGGTGAACGCCCGAGGTGTGCCGCAACTGCCGGGCATCGGCCGAGCGCTCTCCCGCAGCGGCGAACAACAGTCCGGCCGGCAAGCCGGCGGAGAGTCGGAGGATCGGACCACGTCGGGTGTGACGGAGTTCAACACCACCATCGCGGTGATCGCCACCGATGCCCGGCTGGACGTGGCCGACGCGACCCGGACCGCGGCCTGCGCCCATGACGGGTTCGCCCGGGCGATCGACCCGGTGCACACGCTGACCGACGGCGACACGGTGTTCGCCCTGGCCACCGGCGCGATCCCGCTACCCGATGATGTCGGCAGCAGGCTCGGCGTGCTGGCCGCGGTCCAGGCGGCGGCCGCGACCGTCATGCAGGAGGCGATCCTGGACGGCGTCCGCAGCGCCGAACCGGTCCGGACCGCCGCGCGCGGCTACCCGAGCTACCACGAACTGATCGACCGCTGA
- a CDS encoding dipeptide ABC transporter ATP-binding protein has protein sequence MSLLTISGVRVSAGSETLVRDLDLQLAPGERVGLIGESGSGKTLTCLSIMSLLPDGLTATGSLRLADVDHELLTASESVWSPLRGARMSMIFQEPMTALNPVMKVGKQVAEMMSLHGESDRRSAERTVQLLDEVGLPDPAVAVHAYPHQLSGGQRQRVMLAMAMANSPDLLLADEPTTALDVTVQAQVLDLMRAQVRDHDSALLFITHDLAVVSQMCERVLIMKDGAVVESGPIETVFARPQHPYTAGLLAASELATDPRTGRLITVPGDQPDPGALNKASGQPPTQDSLSDQPDQRSLSKASSKPEDDQAHDAVRQAQEAEERVFNEVPGDALIRVRDLGRIYHRGRVSLFGPRRQVVGLDRVSFDVAAGARFGIVGESGSGKSTLLRLLCGLDSPTSGSASVTGLELAGASERDLRPLRSQVQLVFQDPHSSLDPRMRVRDVIAEPLRKTPLEVRRARVAEVLQAVGLPNQAADRYPHQFSGGQRQRIAIARALITRPRILLADEPVSALDVSVRAQVLNLLTDLVGAYELTLIFVSHDLNVIRHLCDTVAVMQTGRIVECGPTEQVYADPQHPYTQKLITALPRITVTG, from the coding sequence ATGAGTCTGCTGACGATCTCCGGGGTGCGGGTGTCCGCCGGCTCCGAGACCCTGGTCCGCGATCTGGATCTGCAGCTGGCGCCCGGCGAACGGGTCGGCCTGATCGGCGAGTCGGGTTCGGGCAAGACGCTGACCTGCTTGTCGATCATGAGCCTGCTGCCGGACGGGCTGACCGCGACCGGATCGCTTCGGCTGGCGGATGTTGATCATGAACTGCTGACCGCGTCGGAGTCGGTCTGGTCGCCGCTGCGCGGTGCGCGGATGTCGATGATCTTCCAGGAGCCGATGACGGCGCTCAATCCGGTGATGAAGGTCGGCAAGCAGGTTGCCGAGATGATGAGCCTGCACGGCGAATCCGACCGCCGCTCCGCAGAGCGTACGGTGCAGCTGCTGGACGAGGTCGGGCTGCCGGATCCTGCGGTCGCCGTTCATGCCTACCCGCACCAGCTCTCCGGCGGCCAGCGACAGCGAGTGATGCTGGCGATGGCGATGGCCAACTCTCCCGACCTGCTGCTGGCCGACGAACCGACCACGGCGCTGGATGTCACCGTGCAGGCGCAGGTGCTGGACCTGATGCGGGCGCAGGTCCGCGATCACGACAGCGCCCTGCTCTTCATCACCCACGACCTGGCGGTGGTGTCGCAGATGTGCGAACGAGTGTTGATCATGAAGGACGGCGCCGTGGTCGAGTCCGGCCCGATCGAGACCGTGTTCGCCCGACCGCAACACCCTTACACGGCAGGATTGTTGGCCGCCTCCGAGCTGGCCACCGATCCCCGCACCGGCCGCCTGATCACCGTCCCCGGCGACCAACCCGATCCAGGAGCCCTGAACAAGGCGTCGGGCCAACCCCCTACCCAAGACTCCCTGAGCGACCAACCCGACCAAAGGTCCCTGAGCAAGGCGTCGAGCAAACCCGAGGATGATCAAGCTCACGATGCGGTCCGACAGGCTCAAGAGGCTGAGGAGCGAGTTTTCAACGAGGTGCCGGGCGATGCGCTGATCCGGGTTCGTGATCTTGGTCGGATCTATCACCGGGGCCGGGTGTCGCTGTTCGGGCCGCGGCGGCAGGTGGTCGGACTGGATCGGGTGTCATTCGACGTCGCTGCCGGTGCCCGGTTCGGGATCGTCGGCGAGTCGGGTTCCGGCAAGTCGACGCTGTTGAGATTGCTGTGTGGGTTGGATTCTCCGACTTCAGGCAGCGCATCGGTGACCGGCCTCGAACTCGCCGGTGCGAGCGAACGTGATCTTCGCCCGCTGCGCAGTCAGGTTCAGTTGGTGTTCCAGGATCCGCACTCGTCGCTGGATCCGCGGATGCGGGTCCGCGACGTCATTGCCGAGCCGCTGCGGAAGACACCTCTCGAGGTACGCCGAGCGCGGGTCGCCGAGGTGTTGCAGGCCGTGGGGCTGCCGAACCAGGCGGCCGATCGCTACCCGCATCAGTTCTCCGGTGGACAGCGGCAGCGGATCGCGATCGCCCGGGCGTTGATCACCCGGCCGAGGATCCTGCTCGCCGACGAACCGGTCTCGGCCTTGGACGTGTCCGTTCGCGCGCAGGTGTTGAACCTGCTGACCGATCTGGTCGGCGCGTACGAGCTGACGTTGATCTTCGTCTCCCACGATCTGAACGTGATCCGTCACCTGTGCGACACGGTCGCGGTGATGCAGACCGGCCGGATCGTCGAGTGCGGGCCGACCGAGCAGGTCTACGCCGACCCGCAACACCCGTACACCCAGAAGTTGATCACCGCGCTGCCCCGGATCACGGTTACCGGATGA
- a CDS encoding ABC transporter permease, producing MPESEVAVAGVPRRRVGATLIIGAVLVGLVVLGCLLSFVWTPYDPTLVDASIRLQPPSAQHWLGTDSFGHDVFSVLLAGSRTTLLVGLVAVGVAAVIGIPLGVVAGSTSRAAGRWLMRWNDIMQAFPALLLAIIFGAIWGGSTVTAMLALGIGTAPAFARVARGGTLAVMSREYVTASRAAGRGWWFLAGRHLLPNIGGLLIVQASVNFAVAVLAEAALSYLGLGTPAPTPSWGRMLQESQTYIFTAPLLIVFPGCAIALTVLGFNLLGDGLRDRLDPRLES from the coding sequence ATGCCCGAGTCCGAGGTCGCCGTTGCCGGTGTGCCTCGTCGAAGAGTCGGCGCGACCTTGATCATCGGCGCCGTGCTGGTCGGCCTGGTGGTCCTCGGCTGCCTGCTCTCCTTCGTCTGGACTCCGTACGATCCGACCCTGGTCGACGCCTCGATCCGGCTGCAGCCGCCGTCGGCGCAGCACTGGCTGGGCACCGACTCCTTCGGCCACGACGTGTTCTCGGTCCTGCTGGCGGGCAGCCGGACCACCCTGCTGGTCGGGTTGGTGGCGGTCGGGGTTGCCGCGGTGATCGGGATCCCGCTCGGCGTTGTCGCCGGCAGCACCTCTCGTGCTGCCGGTCGCTGGCTGATGCGCTGGAACGACATCATGCAAGCGTTTCCGGCGTTGTTGCTGGCGATCATCTTCGGTGCGATCTGGGGCGGCAGCACGGTGACCGCGATGCTCGCGTTGGGGATCGGCACCGCGCCGGCCTTCGCCCGGGTCGCTCGCGGCGGCACCCTGGCGGTGATGAGCCGGGAGTACGTGACCGCGTCCCGCGCCGCCGGCCGTGGCTGGTGGTTCCTGGCCGGCCGGCATCTGCTGCCGAACATCGGCGGGCTGTTGATCGTGCAGGCCTCGGTGAACTTCGCGGTCGCCGTGCTGGCCGAGGCGGCGCTGTCCTATCTCGGCCTGGGCACGCCGGCACCGACGCCGAGCTGGGGCCGGATGCTGCAGGAGTCACAGACCTACATCTTCACCGCACCACTGCTGATCGTCTTCCCGGGCTGCGCGATAGCCCTGACAGTATTGGGATTCAACCTGCTCGGCGACGGACTGCGTGACCGCCTCGACCCGCGCCTGGAGAGTTGA
- a CDS encoding sirohydrochlorin chelatase, with protein MTAPSLILLGRGGAEPRVAQVSQALRVGLTELRPELDVHAAFMDNPPTALNVINKLTQRGVTEIVLTPLELADAFGGGDDLGSMLTAIRAAHPGLQVVASKPIGPDPQLLSVVDRRLRSALRTRRVTELDGLVFLSDAGQDVRSHAIVARRARAWAGHHKLPSVTAFGGDHGPTAAEAVRTLHAQGRRHVAVGSWYLSPTEDYLHQARLAYESGAIAVSAPLGAESELLQAIISRYVVSAMDLVDLESLVGDQRPQLAVVGA; from the coding sequence ATGACCGCGCCGTCCCTGATCTTGCTGGGCCGTGGTGGCGCCGAGCCACGGGTGGCCCAAGTCAGTCAGGCTCTTCGGGTCGGACTCACCGAACTGCGCCCGGAGCTCGATGTCCACGCCGCATTCATGGACAACCCGCCGACCGCGCTGAACGTGATCAACAAGCTCACCCAGCGCGGCGTGACCGAGATCGTGCTGACGCCGTTGGAGCTCGCCGACGCCTTCGGCGGCGGAGATGATCTCGGTTCGATGCTGACCGCGATCCGGGCCGCGCATCCCGGGCTGCAGGTGGTCGCCTCCAAGCCGATCGGACCCGATCCGCAGTTGCTGTCGGTGGTCGATCGTCGGCTGCGGTCCGCGCTGCGGACCCGGCGGGTGACCGAGCTGGACGGGCTGGTCTTCCTCTCCGACGCCGGCCAGGACGTTCGCAGTCATGCGATCGTGGCCCGCCGCGCTCGCGCCTGGGCAGGTCACCACAAGCTGCCGTCGGTGACGGCCTTCGGCGGTGATCACGGACCGACCGCCGCCGAGGCTGTACGTACGCTGCACGCGCAGGGTCGTCGGCACGTGGCCGTCGGCAGCTGGTACCTGAGCCCGACCGAGGACTACCTGCACCAGGCCCGTCTGGCGTACGAGTCCGGTGCGATCGCCGTGTCCGCGCCGCTGGGTGCCGAGTCGGAGCTGCTGCAGGCCATCATCAGCCGGTACGTGGTCTCCGCGATGGATCTGGTCGACCTCGAGTCGCTCGTCGGTGACCAGCGCCCACAACTCGCCGTGGTCGGCGCCTGA
- a CDS encoding YihY/virulence factor BrkB family protein, producing MVINLPRWARTGWRVVVDTVVGCFRYRVTGLAAEAAFFALLSLPPLIFAAVGSLGFVASMIRPEAIQDFKDKLLELASRVLTPSAVETVIAPTINDVLAEGRAAVISIGFLISLWSGSRALNVFIDGIGIMYGQRGHRHFVRARLLSFLLYLVFLVVAMILVPLVLAGPGFVDRILPHPIAWLGALYWPIVLIGSGFFLATLYNLSLPRRYRLCSGLPGAAVALLIWIGGSWVLRVALSRTAATPSIFGPLAAPIALMLWLYVISLAVLIGAAFNSAIDKRRNLPTGFSPKPSA from the coding sequence ATGGTGATCAACCTTCCGCGCTGGGCACGCACCGGCTGGCGCGTCGTCGTGGACACCGTCGTGGGGTGCTTTCGCTATCGGGTCACCGGGTTGGCCGCCGAGGCGGCATTCTTCGCCCTGCTCTCGCTGCCGCCGTTGATCTTCGCCGCGGTCGGCTCGCTGGGCTTCGTGGCGTCGATGATCCGTCCGGAGGCGATCCAGGACTTCAAGGACAAACTGCTGGAGTTGGCGTCGCGGGTGCTGACTCCGTCCGCGGTCGAGACGGTGATCGCGCCGACCATCAACGACGTGCTCGCCGAGGGCCGCGCGGCCGTGATCTCGATCGGGTTCCTGATCTCGCTCTGGTCGGGATCCCGGGCGCTGAACGTGTTCATCGACGGGATCGGGATCATGTACGGCCAGCGCGGGCATCGGCACTTCGTCCGCGCCCGGTTGCTGTCCTTCCTGCTGTATCTCGTGTTCCTGGTCGTCGCGATGATCCTGGTGCCGCTGGTGCTGGCCGGGCCGGGCTTCGTGGACCGGATCCTGCCCCACCCGATCGCCTGGCTGGGCGCTCTCTACTGGCCGATCGTGCTGATCGGCTCCGGCTTCTTCCTGGCCACCCTCTACAACCTGTCACTGCCCCGCCGCTACCGACTCTGCTCCGGGTTGCCCGGCGCCGCGGTCGCGTTGTTGATCTGGATCGGGGGCAGTTGGGTGCTGCGGGTGGCGCTCAGCCGAACCGCCGCGACGCCGTCCATCTTCGGTCCGTTGGCGGCGCCGATCGCGCTGATGTTGTGGCTGTACGTGATCTCGTTGGCGGTGCTGATCGGGGCCGCATTCAATTCTGCGATCGACAAAAGGCGCAATCTGCCCACCGGATTCAGCCCCAAACCATCCGCATAA
- a CDS encoding pyrimidine reductase family protein — translation MTTSYHLLAGPGVSRDSITDAGLSELYRHPDPGDRAWVRTNFVSTLDGAAQGPDGRSGSINTASDRKVFALQRAHADVILIGAGTARAEHYRAVDLEPWQRELRSRLGLAPYPTLAIISRSRDLPDDLARPAAGEQGGPVILIAPHATGEARPTPDHVELIELDDHDLVPCKELITALADRGLRRVLCEGGPHLSRQLHAAGLVDEICLTLSPLVIGGHASRTTAGALLEPEPYELAHCIAADDQALLLRYLRGHRAHS, via the coding sequence GTGACCACCAGCTATCACCTGCTCGCCGGCCCGGGCGTGTCCCGCGATTCGATCACCGATGCGGGGCTCTCCGAGCTGTACCGGCATCCCGATCCCGGCGATCGGGCTTGGGTGCGGACCAACTTCGTCAGCACCCTGGACGGGGCGGCTCAGGGTCCGGACGGTCGGTCCGGCAGCATCAACACCGCCAGCGATCGCAAGGTGTTCGCGCTGCAACGCGCGCATGCCGACGTGATCTTGATCGGCGCCGGGACTGCTCGGGCCGAGCACTACCGGGCTGTTGATCTTGAACCCTGGCAACGCGAGCTGAGGTCTCGGCTCGGGTTGGCACCGTACCCGACGTTGGCGATCATCTCCCGCAGTCGGGACCTGCCTGATGATCTCGCTCGACCGGCGGCCGGCGAGCAGGGCGGCCCGGTGATCTTGATCGCACCGCATGCCACCGGCGAGGCTCGACCGACGCCTGATCATGTCGAGTTGATCGAGTTGGATGATCATGATCTGGTGCCCTGCAAGGAGTTGATCACCGCGCTGGCCGACCGCGGACTGCGTCGCGTGCTCTGCGAGGGCGGACCGCACCTGAGCCGCCAACTGCATGCCGCGGGTTTGGTGGACGAGATCTGCCTGACCCTGTCGCCGCTGGTGATCGGGGGCCACGCCAGCCGCACCACCGCCGGCGCCCTGCTCGAGCCGGAACCGTACGAGCTGGCGCATTGCATCGCCGCCGACGATCAAGCCCTGCTGCTGCGCTATCTCCGCGGCCACCGCGCGCACTCCTGA